A segment of the Terriglobia bacterium genome:
ACCTGTGACTCGCGAGGAAGCGCCGCTGCTGAAAATCGAGATCAGCGTGCTTTCTCCAGTGCAGCCCATCCTCCCCGAGCAAATCGAGATTGGCCGCCACGGTCTCGTGGTCACCTACGCGACCCGCCGCGGCCTACTGCTGCCGCAAGTGCCGGTCGAGCACGGTTGGGACCGGCTCACCTTCCTGGAGCAGACCTGCGTCAAGTCCGGCTCTCCACCGGACGCCTGGCAGCGCGGGGCGGTCATCGAGGCGTTTACGGCGGAAGTTTTCGGCGAAATCTAATCCGTGGCTTCACCGCGGAGGCACGGAGACACGCAAGAGATTTGGTAATTTCGTAACTTGGTAATTTGGCAATTTTGCCGGTCGGCCCTGAGACATGACTGAGACCATGCTTCCAATTACCAATTTACAAAATTACCCAATTACGAGATCAGTTTCTCCGTGCCTCCGTGTCTCCGTGGTGAGTTAAGCTTCTCCTGTGCGCACGGTGTTTCATGTCGACATGGACGCCTTCTTCGTTTCCGTCGAGGAGCTTTTCGATCCCTCGTTGAAAGACAAGGCCGTCGTCGTGGGCGGGCAGCGTGACGAACGCGGCGTGGTGGCGGCGGCCAATTACGAAGCGCGCAAGTTCGGCGTGCACTCGGCCATGCCGCTGCGCACCGCCGCCAAGCTTCTGCCTGCCGATGCCGTGTTCGTGGATGGCCACCCCGGGCGGTATCGCGACTGCTCGCGGAAGGTCTATGAAGTTCTGAAGAAGTTTTCGCCTGCCCTCGAGATGGCCTCGATTGACGAAGCCTACCTTGATATGACCGGCACCGAGCGCCTGCACGGTCCGCCGCTGCGCGCCGCCCACAATTTGCACGCGGAGATGAAGGCCAGGACGCAGCTCAACTGCTCGATCGGGATCGGCTCGTCGCGGCTGGTCGCCAAGGTGGCTTCCGACCAGGCAAAGCGCAACGGCGTGCTGCACGTCCTGCCGGGCTGCGAGGCCGCGTTCCTGGCGCCGCTCGATATTCGTAAGATTCCGGGCGTCGGCAAGGTTACCGAGCACAAGCTGCACACCATGGGCATCTTCAAGGTCGGCGACCTTACCAAGCTCGACGAGGCGGTGCTCGAACAGCGTTTCGGCAAGTGGGGGCTGGCGCTGGCGGGCAAGGCGCGCGGCGAAGATGCCGGCGGCTGGTTCGATGCGGAAATCGGCGAGGACACCGGTCCCAAGTCCATCAGCCACGAACACACCTTCAACACCGACACCGCCGACCTGCAACAACTGGAATCCACGCTGGCTCGCTTGAGCGAAATGGTCGGACGCCGTCTGCGCGAGAGCCGCCTGTACGCGCGCACCATCCAGCTCAAACTTCGTTATCGGGATTTCTCCACCATCACGCGGGCACACACGCTGGCCGGCGCAACCCAACTCGATACGGAGATCATCGAGCAGGTCCGCGCACTCTTCCGCCGCAACTGGCAGCCGGGGCGCGAAGTGCGCCTGCTGGGCGTCCAGGCGTCGTCGCTGGAAACGGCTGAAGGCCAGATCGAATTGCTGGACTCGGATCGCCACCAGCGCTGGAAACAGGCGCTCTCGGCGGCCGACCGGATGCGCGACAAATTCGGCGAGTCGGCGGTCTCGCTCGCCGGCGGCATGCGTGGCGCCTTCCGCGAGCGCACCCATGAGAACCCCGCGGCACTGCCGGGAAAATCTAGAGCTGACGGTGAGAAGTAATTCAGTTCGTGAGTATTGCAGAATGGTCGGTATTGCAGTTTCTCGGCTCGTTACATCAAAAACTGACGCCCGCCGGCACGAGCCAGACTTCCACCGTTTGGGTACCGGCGCTGCCGGTACGTACCTCGAGGCGGGCGGGATCGATGCCTTTCTCGCGCACCAGATAGTCCTTGGCGTTGGCGGCACGCTGTTCCGCCACGCTTAGGGCGTCCGCTTCGTTGGGGTCAGCGTTGCCTACGATCACGCCGCGAGCACCCGCCTCCCGCTGCAGGCGGAGGGCGCAATCGTCGAGAATGGCCTTGCCTACATTGTCCACGCGCGTCGGACGACGCCGGTCCCGGCTGAATTCGATGCTGCCGCCCTTGCTGGCCTGCGGCGGCGGAGGTCGGAGCGAGACATAGACGACGGTGCTGGCGTTGGCGCTCAGGCCGCGGTCATCGGTACTGGTGCAGTTGATGGTGAGGGGCCCGGCCGGCGCGCCCGTCGTGTCCAGGGTAGTTTGCGCTCCGCTGGGCTTTATGCGGCCGCCGGAGGCGGTGAAGCCGTAAGTCAGAGGCCGGTTGTCGGGGCTCTGGCCTATGGCGGTGATGGTCGAAAGCTCACCCGACTTGACCGAGCTCGGGCTGGCGCTGCAGGAGACGGTGGGTGGATTCTGGGGAGCCTGGAGGGCCTGGGGCGGGCTGGGGGGCTGCTGGGTGGCCATGCCGGCTTCCAACTCCACCGCATCGCCGACTTCCACGCTTTCGAACGCGTAAGTGATCATCGCGGTCGCACTGGTCGGGGTGACGTTGAGCACGATCATCTCCGCCAGCGTGCGCCGGGGCAGTTCGGCATATTTCCCGCTCGTGGTCGCGGTCTTTGACTTCTGCGTTTCCTCGCTCTGCGTCACCTTATTTGACTGCGCGTCCACGTCGTTCATGGTCGATGGGTCATAGTTGCGGACGGCGCGAAAATAATCGCCAACCTTGACACCCTTGTCCGCACCGGCGCTGATATACACCTTCTGCCCGGTGCCCAGGATGTAGTCGAAATCCTTGGCCATCACGATGCGCGCGGTCACCCTGCCCGCGGTTGCCGGGAAGCGCTCCAACGCGGTGTTGGCGTGGTAGGCAACCGGCGACCTTTCCTGGAACGGCACGACGAGGTCGCCCGCTACGATCGGGGCACAACTGTATTCGACCTGAGCAATGACGGTCTTCTCCCGGATCGCGGTCACGCGCAGCCGTCCCAATTCCGCATAGGGCTGGCCCAAGGCTGAGATGGCGCCTGCCTGCCCCTCATAGGCCCGGCTTTTGTTCGGGTCGCGCAGTTCGCGAATCACCGATAACCGATAGCCTTCCTGCAATCCGCCGCCCTCCAGGAACACGATGTCGCCCTGGCGGAATTGTGTCTGATGCGGTGACTCGGCGCCGGCCACGATGTAGCTGCCCTTCCCGTGGCTCTCGTTGGTGATGAACCCCGAGCAGTACATGTCAGCGTAGCTCGGGGCCTGCACGCGCTCGGCCAGGTTGCTGGTCGCCCGCGCCGGGGTGGCTTGCTGTGAAAACGCCAACGGCGCACCCAGCGCCAACAGCAACGCTACGCTCTTCATAACGCCTCCTTCGCACGCAAAAAACGGCGGGGCCTGATCAGACACAATACCGCGAATCGAACGCTAGCAAACAGCTTACCGACGGTCAAGCACGGGCGTGTTTACCGTTTCGGCACTCCAGCGGCGCAATCCCGATTCCGGGGACGCAATCCTGTATTGCATCTGTTATGGTGCGCCTGTAATATGCGCATCCTCGGCTAAAATCTAGATGAATGTGGCAAGTCCCAGCTTCGTGCCGCGGCCGTTGCCGTTGCGCCTGCCGCGCGTATGCGTTCCGGTGGCGGGCGCTTCGGCGGCCGAAATGGTCGAGAAGGCCGAGACCATGGTGCGCGATAACTCCTTTCTGGAGTTCAGGTTAGATTACTTGAAAAACCCCGGCCTGGCGCTTCCGCAGGTCCGCCGGTTTCTCAGTTACCACCCGGGAGTGGTCGCCATCGCCACCTGCCGCCGGGGGGTCAACGGGGGCAAGTTCCGCGGTTCGCTGGCTGCCCAACTGGACGTGCTCACCAAGGCGGCCGCCAATGGCTGCCAGCTTGTCGACCTGGAATTGCAAAGCGCCTCCGCCATGAAGCCCGCCGACCTGGAGCGCCTGCGCGGCCGGGCATCGTTGATCTTGTCCTTCCATGACTTCCAAGCCACCAGGAAAATTGAGCAGACGTTCGCCAAGATGCAGCAGTTTGCCGCCGACTATTACAAGGTCGTCACCACCGCGACCACGCTGTTCGACAACGTGCTGATGATGAAGTTCCTGATGCAGACGCGCAACACGCATTCGGTGATCGGCGTCTGCATGGGCGAACAAGGCATCATCAGCCGCGTTCTCGGACTGCGCGCCGGCAGTGTCTGGACCTTCGCCGCCGCCAGCCCCGGCGAGGAAACCGCACCCGGCATGATGACCGCCAAGCTGCTGCGCGAGGTTTACCGCATCGAGCAGGTGGATGCCGCGACCAAGGTCTATGGGGTGGCCGGCGACCCGGTGTCGCACTCCTTGTCGCCGCAGATGATGAACGCCGCGTTTCGCCGCGAAAACGTCAATGCGGTGTACCTGGCACTGCACGCGAAAACGCTCCCCGATCTGCTGAAGTGCGTGCATGAGATCCCCATCCACGGCCTCAGCGTGACCATGCCCTACAAACAGCAGATTGTCGAACACCTCGACAACAGCGATTCGCTGACGCAGAAAACCGGCGCGTGCAACACCGTGGTGCGCGCCCAGGACGGCAAACTCTATGGCTTCAATACCGATGTCGCGGGCATCGTGCAGCCGGTGGAGCAGCGCCTGAACCTGAACGGCGCCCCGGTGCTGGTGCTGGGCGCGGGCGGCGCGGCGCGGGCGGCGGTGTTCGGGCTGAAGGCACGTGGGGCTGAGGTCTACATCCTGAACCGCACCCCGGCCCCGGCCCAGAAGCTGGCGCGCCAGGCGAAGGCGAAGGTGATCAAGCGCGGCGACCTGAAGAAGCTTTCCTTCGACGTCATCATCAATGCCACGCCGGTTGGCATGGGCAATGGCAAGGCTTCGCCGCTGAACGAGAATGAAATCAAGGCGAAGTTCGTCATGGACATGGTTTACGGCGCGGTCGAGACGCGCTTCCTCCGCCTCGCTCGTGCCCAGGGCGCCAGCGTGATTCCCGGCTGGGAGATGTTCGTGTATCAGGGGGCGCGCCAGTTCGAAATCTGGACTGGAAAGCCGGCGCCGCTCTCCGAAATGCAGAATGAGGTGCAGTCCGCCCTCGCCGCCCGCGCCCGCAACGGCAACAATCAGCGGAAAAAGTAGCCCTTGGGCGCATTCCTTCCGATTCCGATTCCGGGATGCACTAATTCAGTTGCTACCTGGGGCAGTCCGGGCTAAAGTAATGTCGTTGGGTAAACGCTCGCGCCCGATTTTTGCAGTACCTAGCCGTAGTTCCCATTTGTAGGCCCATACACCTACTGCGAAGGCGCAGTCTTTCGCCTCCGCCCAGCCCGGAGAATCGATATGGCATGGTACGCCTACTGCATTACCGAGCAAGACGCCTTTCTGACTAACGGCGCTCGCGCTCGCAGGCCCTTCACCGTAGCCGGCATGAAAGGCATCGCCGACTCTCCCATCCTGGCGTATCCCAGCGGCGACTTTGCCGTCATCGTCAGCGAGTATCAACGCACCGGCGACCTCGACCAGAGGGCGGTTTTGGAGCACGCGCGCGTGATCAGCGAGTGCTTCCGGAACACCACCGTGCTGCCCTTCAAGTTCGGCACCGTCTTCGACACCGACGATGCCCTCCGCCGCGCCGTCCGCGCCAATCGCAAGGCGTTCACCGAAAGCGTGGCCCGCCTGAAGGGCAAGTCCGAAATGCACCTGAAAGTCGTGGTTCATCGCCAGGCGCTGCGCGACGTGCTTCCCGACGCCACGCTTCCCTTGTCGGCCGGCAGCGAATATCTCTGCAAGCTGCGCGAGATTGCCAGCCGCGATCGCGAGCGTCAAAGCAAGGCGCGCGCCGTCTCCGTCCAGGTGCACAAGCTGTTTTTACCGCTGGAAGAGGAAGTCAGTTGCAAGAAGGTCGATTCCGGCGGCCTGCTGATCGATATTGCCCACCTCATCGATTCCAAGACGGTGGAGAAGTACCAGAACCGCTACAGCGCCGCCACGCGACAGTTGAAAGACTGCGAGGTCGCCATCAGCGGTCCGTGGCCGCCTTATCACTTCACTCCCGGCAAGTTGCGAACCGTGGGTGGGAACAGCTGACCGGGCCTTCTGTCGGGCGCGAACTCTAAGGGAAACCGATGGCTACATAACCGGGGCACTGCGTCCCGGTTTTGCTTTGCTCGCCCCGGAACGGGAATCAAGCCTGCCGCGGAATCGCGCCGCCTGTTGACGGCCCTCCGGTGCGCGCTTATCATCTTCAGTTTCACCCCTGCATTCTGGTGACTTCTGTGGGGGATAGAACGGGCCGCATGGACAAGAAGAAGGTCGAATACTTCAAGAAGAAGCTGGAAGAGCGGCAGCAGCAGTTGCGCAAGAACGTCTCGCGCACCGCGCAGGACGGTCGCGCCAGCGATCTCGATACCGCGCAGGATATCGCCGATCGCGCCGCCAGCTCCTACAACAAGGAGTTCCTCTTTCACCAGAGCAACAGCGAGCGCCAGCTCTTGCAGATGGTCGAGGGCGCCCTCTCCCGCATCCGCGAAGGCAGTTTCGGCCAGTGCATCTCCTGCGGCAAGGACATCAATCCCAAGCGCATCGAGGCCGTGCCCTGGACCCGCCACTGCATCGAATGTCAGGAAAAGCTGGAAAAAGGCCAGCTCGAAGAAGCCGCCGGTTAGCCGGTAATCTCACCCGCCGTCAATCTGAGCCAAGCGTCGCCCAGTCATCACTTCAGATCCGACAAGCGCGCGCTCGCGATCTGTGCTGCGGCGCTGTCCGGATTTTCCTTTTGCACCTGCTGATAGAGGTTGCGCGCGTCCTGCGGCTGCTTGGCCTCGTACACCGAGGCCAGCGCCAGTTGCGCCTGCGATTTCGCCACCGCGTTGGTCGGATGGTCGATGAGCTCTTTGTACAACGGCACTGCCTGCGCGTCCTTCCCCTGGTTGCGATACAGCGCCGCCAGCGCGAACTTGGCCAGCGCCGGCAAATCCGCCCCGCTCGCCTCGGCCACTTCCTTCAGCTCTTTTTCCGCCGCCGCCGCGTTGCCGGCGTCCTGGTCGGCCAGTCCCATGAAGTAGCGCGCCATCTCCGCCGAGCGCGTGTGGGGATAT
Coding sequences within it:
- a CDS encoding GvpL/GvpF family gas vesicle protein produces the protein MAWYAYCITEQDAFLTNGARARRPFTVAGMKGIADSPILAYPSGDFAVIVSEYQRTGDLDQRAVLEHARVISECFRNTTVLPFKFGTVFDTDDALRRAVRANRKAFTESVARLKGKSEMHLKVVVHRQALRDVLPDATLPLSAGSEYLCKLREIASRDRERQSKARAVSVQVHKLFLPLEEEVSCKKVDSGGLLIDIAHLIDSKTVEKYQNRYSAATRQLKDCEVAISGPWPPYHFTPGKLRTVGGNS
- a CDS encoding tetratricopeptide repeat protein — its product is MRSYTRHQLKEDQFRTGAKETYSWAVAHRTKLVYGAVAVVAVLAIILGGWVYLQQQDESAGVALGHALQVYRAPVTSSGEPAAPETTSFASAQERAKAARAEFAQVAQKYPHTRSAEMARYFMGLADQDAGNAAAAEKELKEVAEASGADLPALAKFALAALYRNQGKDAQAVPLYKELIDHPTNAVAKSQAQLALASVYEAKQPQDARNLYQQVQKENPDSAAAQIASARLSDLK
- a CDS encoding TraR/DksA family transcriptional regulator, which encodes MDKKKVEYFKKKLEERQQQLRKNVSRTAQDGRASDLDTAQDIADRAASSYNKEFLFHQSNSERQLLQMVEGALSRIREGSFGQCISCGKDINPKRIEAVPWTRHCIECQEKLEKGQLEEAAG
- the dinB gene encoding DNA polymerase IV — its product is MRTVFHVDMDAFFVSVEELFDPSLKDKAVVVGGQRDERGVVAAANYEARKFGVHSAMPLRTAAKLLPADAVFVDGHPGRYRDCSRKVYEVLKKFSPALEMASIDEAYLDMTGTERLHGPPLRAAHNLHAEMKARTQLNCSIGIGSSRLVAKVASDQAKRNGVLHVLPGCEAAFLAPLDIRKIPGVGKVTEHKLHTMGIFKVGDLTKLDEAVLEQRFGKWGLALAGKARGEDAGGWFDAEIGEDTGPKSISHEHTFNTDTADLQQLESTLARLSEMVGRRLRESRLYARTIQLKLRYRDFSTITRAHTLAGATQLDTEIIEQVRALFRRNWQPGREVRLLGVQASSLETAEGQIELLDSDRHQRWKQALSAADRMRDKFGESAVSLAGGMRGAFRERTHENPAALPGKSRADGEK
- the aroE gene encoding shikimate dehydrogenase; amino-acid sequence: MASPSFVPRPLPLRLPRVCVPVAGASAAEMVEKAETMVRDNSFLEFRLDYLKNPGLALPQVRRFLSYHPGVVAIATCRRGVNGGKFRGSLAAQLDVLTKAAANGCQLVDLELQSASAMKPADLERLRGRASLILSFHDFQATRKIEQTFAKMQQFAADYYKVVTTATTLFDNVLMMKFLMQTRNTHSVIGVCMGEQGIISRVLGLRAGSVWTFAAASPGEETAPGMMTAKLLREVYRIEQVDAATKVYGVAGDPVSHSLSPQMMNAAFRRENVNAVYLALHAKTLPDLLKCVHEIPIHGLSVTMPYKQQIVEHLDNSDSLTQKTGACNTVVRAQDGKLYGFNTDVAGIVQPVEQRLNLNGAPVLVLGAGGAARAAVFGLKARGAEVYILNRTPAPAQKLARQAKAKVIKRGDLKKLSFDVIINATPVGMGNGKASPLNENEIKAKFVMDMVYGAVETRFLRLARAQGASVIPGWEMFVYQGARQFEIWTGKPAPLSEMQNEVQSALAARARNGNNQRKK